A window of Desulfatiglans anilini DSM 4660 genomic DNA:
CGGCCCGGGCACGACCTCCGCTACGCCATGGACTTCACGCGGCTTCGGACCGAACTCGGCTGGGGACCCGAGGAGTCCCTCGATACGGGCCTCCGCAAGACGGTGCGCTGGTACCTCGAGCACAGCAACTGGATCCACTGCGTCCGGAGCGGGGAGTACCGACGGTGGGTCTCGGCCCAATACGGCTGATGCGGTCCCCGCCGAAGGGGCTGCAGCGGGTCGTCGGGCGCATCCCGGTTTCCAGTTCGGAAAGGGTTTTTGCCCGGCAGGAACCGCCTGTCCACCCGGCGACGGTCTTTCGGGCCAATCCCGGCGTCGCGCTGCATTTTGGCCGGCGGCGCGGCTAAGGAGGCTGCCTCCGCCCACATGCTTGATCTCCTCGATGCGAAAGCAAGACCCTCGTACCCTGACGGAAGCGAACCAGGACCCTGATGTCGGCACATGCACCAGGGCTGCACATCTCAACAGGAGCATCCAATGAAAGGCATCATTCTGGCGGGCGGGTCCGGCACCCGGCTCTACCCCATAACGCGCGTGCTGAGCAAGCAGCTCATACCGGTCTACGACAAACCGATGATCTACTATCCCTTGTCGGTCCTCATGCTGGCGGGGATCCGCGAGATCCTGATCATCTCGACCCCCGAGGATCTGCCCCGCTTCGAGCTTCTTCTGGGGGACGGATCGAACCTGAACATCTCGATTTCCTACGCGGAGCAGCCGCGCCCGGAGGGGTTGGCCCAGGCCTTCCTCATCGGCCGGGAGTTCATCGGCGCGGACAGCGTGGCGCTCGTCCTGGGCGACAACATCTTCCACGGCCACGGGTTTTCACAGTTGCTGCAGCGCTGTAGGGGGCTCGAGCGCGGGGGGATCATCTTCGGATACGCCGTGAAGGACCCGCGGCGCTACGGGGTGGTGGACTTCGATCAGGAGGGGCGGGTGACCGGGATCCAGGAAAAGCCGGAGTCGCCCCGCTCTCGCTATGCCGTCCCCGGGCTCTATTTCTACGACAACCGGGTGGTGGGGATCGCCGAAGGCCTGAAGCCGTCGCCGCGGGGCGAGCTCGAGATCACGGACGTGAACCTCGCCTACCTCGAGCGCGGGCAGCTGCGGGTGGAGCTTCTGGGCCGCGGGTATGCGTGGCTCGACACCGGCACCCATGAATCCCTGCACCACGCCATTCACTTCGTGCGGGCCATCCAGGAGCGGCAGGGGCTGAAGATCGCCTGCATCGAGGAGATCGCCTACCGCCTCGGCTACATCGACCGGGGGCAGCTGCGGCGGCTCGCCGACGAGATGTACCAGGCCGAGTACGGGCGCTATTTGCTCGATATCCTCGAAGAGGGGGACGACCGTCATGCCGATGAACTTTATTGAGTCCGGGCTGCCGGGGGTCGTTTTCGTCGAGCCGAAGGCCTTCGAGGACGGGCGGGGCTACTTCATGGAGACCTACCACCAGAGGACCTTCCACCAGGGCGGCATCCCGTGCACGTTCGTCCAGGACAACTTCTCCCATTCGCGGAAGGGGACCCTGCGCGGCCTCCACTATCAGCTGCGGCATCCGCAGGCGAAGCTGGTCTACGTCATCAGCGGGGAGGTCTTCGATGTGGCGGTCGACATCCGGCGCGGCTCCCCCACCTTCGGGAAATGGGTCTCGGCGGTCCTTTCCAGCGAAAACCACCGTCAGATCTTCATCCCGGCCGGGTTCGCCCACGGGTTCTGCGTGGTGAGCGAAACAGCCGACGTGGTCTACAAATGCACCGACTTCTATGCCCCCGGGGATGAATACGGCATCCACTGGTCCGACCCGGCCCTCGCCATCCCCTGGCCGGTCGCCGAGCCGCTCCTTTCCCCGAAGGACGCGGCCAATCCCCGCCTGGCAGACATCCCCGAGGAGATCCTCGGCTCGTAAGCGGGCGGCCCGTCGAGCTGAACCAAGGCGGCGGCTTTTCGAGCCACCCGTCCGGATCAGCGGGATGAGGCCTTGGGAGGAACCTGCCGCAACACGCGGTTAGGGCTTGCCGTCAGGGATTCAGCCTGAGTGAGCCGCCCGGCCGCGGATTCAGCGCCAGGATTCCATCAACGTCAGGCAAGTGCGGTTCAGCTCTTCTGCCCGCGCCGGGGTCCCGGCCTCGGTGTAGCAGCGGAACTCCGGTGCATTCCCGGAGGGCCGGAGGTGAACCACGTCGCCGCCCTCGAAGGTGACGCGGAGCCCGTCGATCCTGTCGCAGGCGGCCGGACGGCCGAAGGAGGGACCGAAGAGGGCGGCGAGCCGCTTCAAGTCCTGCTCGAGGCCGCCGGTCGAGAGTCCTTCCAGTATCCGGCGGCTCGTTTCGGACGGAAAGTCTTTGAGGCGGTCGCTGAAGGTGAAACGCCGGGGGAGCTTTTCGAGCAGCGCACTGAGCGGTCCGCCCTCTTCCCGGGCTGCCATCAGAAGGGCGAGATGCACGATGATGGCGTCCCGGGTGGGAAGGGGCGGCAGGACCCGGCCGTTCTTGGCGATCGGGGAGGCGGTCATGAACCCCCCGTTCGCCTCGTAGCCCACCACGCGGCGCGCGCCGTCGGCTGCGGCCTGCAGCATCCCCTCGATGACGTAGGGCGAGCCGATGCGGGTGCGGTGGACGCGCTCGAAAAAACCGCACCGCTCGACGGCCGAGTTGCATGAAACCGGAAGGACCACCGCATCGGCCTCGAGATAGGCGGCGCAGAGGATGCCGGCGATGTCCCCGCGGAGCCAGCGGCCGGCTTCGTCGGCGATGAGGGGCCGGTCCCCGTCGCCGTCGGTCGAGACGATGGCGTCGAAGCGGTCCTGCCGGGCCCACTCCGCGGCGGCTGCTACGTCCTCGGGGCGCAGGGCCTCCGTGTCGACCGGGATGAAGCGCTCCGAAAACCCGAGGCGGGTCACGGCCGCGCCGAGGCGGCCGAGGACCGTCACCATCGTTTCCCGGCTGACCGATGAATGTCCGTAGACCCCGATCCGCGCCCCCTGCAAGCAGCCGGCCGGGAAGAAATCCAGGAAGCGCCGGATATAGCGCTCCCCGGCCGCCTCGCTGAGCGGGGGGAGCGCCGCCGGTTCGAGGAGCCTTCCCGCGCCGTCGAAGAGTTTGTCCGGGAGGTCCACCACCTGCCGGCGGATCCCCGCCTCGTCCGCCTTGAGAATCTCACCCGTTTTCTTGTTGTATTTGATCCCGTTTCGGTCCTCGGGGATGTGGCTGCCGGTGACCATGACGGTCGGGATGCCCTCCTCGATGCCGTGGAGGGCGAGGGCCGGGCTCGAGAGCTTTCCCGCGTGCTCGACCCGGTAGCCCTTGTCGGCGATCGCCCGGGCGGCGGCCCGCATGATGCGCCCGGTGCTCGGACGCAAGTCGCCCCCGAGGGCGACGGCCTCGCCGGGGCAAGATTCGCCGCATTCTTCGAGGTATTGGAGAAAGGCGGCCGTGTAGCAGTAGCAGACGCCGTCCGTCATGTCGGCGGCAAGTCCGCGGACCCCGCTGGTCCCGAACTGCACGCCGGTCTGGTTCATCAACTCCGCGATGGACTGCCGGATTCCCATGATCGCACTTTTCCTCTCAGCAAGAAGGGGGGGTTGTCCGCCGCCCCTGCACCTTCAGGACGAAACGGCCGGATGAAGGCTCGGGCCGGCGTCGCAGGCGCCAACCTGTTCGAGCACAATACGGGGGAGACTGTTACCAGAAGAGCGTCATCCGCGTCAAGCTCCTGCGATTTTTTCCCGGCCGGCCATCCTCACGCACGGCCTCGATTCCGCAGCGCGGTCGGGCCTCCCCGGTCTGGAAGCCGGGGGCCGGCGTTCCGCCTCGGGGTGCGGGCGCGGCGGGTCGGCCTCCGGGGGCGCCGGCCGGCGGTTCTTCGACGGTTGGTTCAATACCGGCGCGTTCCATCCTGCCTCATCGACCGAAGACCTGCCGGTGCTGCGGTCGAGGGCGAGAAAAGGATTGACCCCGGGTGCAAACGCTTTATAAGGTGAGAGCATCAGAACCGGCCGGAGGCTGTTCTCCGGCTGCGGCCACGCAATCGAACCTGTCAAGACAAGGAGGATATCATGGGCCACGAGGGACTCCACGAGCCTACAGCTGAATTATCGCAGGAAACCAAAGACATGCATCGCGCGATCATCTCTCTGATCGAGGAACTGGAGGCTGTCGACTGGTACAACCAGCGCGTCGATGTCTGCAAGGACGAGGGCCTGAAGGCGATCCTGGCC
This region includes:
- the rfbA gene encoding glucose-1-phosphate thymidylyltransferase RfbA, translating into MKGIILAGGSGTRLYPITRVLSKQLIPVYDKPMIYYPLSVLMLAGIREILIISTPEDLPRFELLLGDGSNLNISISYAEQPRPEGLAQAFLIGREFIGADSVALVLGDNIFHGHGFSQLLQRCRGLERGGIIFGYAVKDPRRYGVVDFDQEGRVTGIQEKPESPRSRYAVPGLYFYDNRVVGIAEGLKPSPRGELEITDVNLAYLERGQLRVELLGRGYAWLDTGTHESLHHAIHFVRAIQERQGLKIACIEEIAYRLGYIDRGQLRRLADEMYQAEYGRYLLDILEEGDDRHADELY
- the rfbC gene encoding dTDP-4-dehydrorhamnose 3,5-epimerase; this encodes MNFIESGLPGVVFVEPKAFEDGRGYFMETYHQRTFHQGGIPCTFVQDNFSHSRKGTLRGLHYQLRHPQAKLVYVISGEVFDVAVDIRRGSPTFGKWVSAVLSSENHRQIFIPAGFAHGFCVVSETADVVYKCTDFYAPGDEYGIHWSDPALAIPWPVAEPLLSPKDAANPRLADIPEEILGS
- a CDS encoding phosphomannomutase — protein: MGIRQSIAELMNQTGVQFGTSGVRGLAADMTDGVCYCYTAAFLQYLEECGESCPGEAVALGGDLRPSTGRIMRAAARAIADKGYRVEHAGKLSSPALALHGIEEGIPTVMVTGSHIPEDRNGIKYNKKTGEILKADEAGIRRQVVDLPDKLFDGAGRLLEPAALPPLSEAAGERYIRRFLDFFPAGCLQGARIGVYGHSSVSRETMVTVLGRLGAAVTRLGFSERFIPVDTEALRPEDVAAAAEWARQDRFDAIVSTDGDGDRPLIADEAGRWLRGDIAGILCAAYLEADAVVLPVSCNSAVERCGFFERVHRTRIGSPYVIEGMLQAAADGARRVVGYEANGGFMTASPIAKNGRVLPPLPTRDAIIVHLALLMAAREEGGPLSALLEKLPRRFTFSDRLKDFPSETSRRILEGLSTGGLEQDLKRLAALFGPSFGRPAACDRIDGLRVTFEGGDVVHLRPSGNAPEFRCYTEAGTPARAEELNRTCLTLMESWR
- a CDS encoding encapsulin-associated ferritin-like protein; its protein translation is MGHEGLHEPTAELSQETKDMHRAIISLIEELEAVDWYNQRVDVCKDEGLKAILAHNRDEEKEHAAMLMEWIRRIDPAFDKELKDYLFTEKPIAEMEHEHH